The stretch of DNA AGATTACGGATAAGAATGAATCGGCGTCTCACAACCAGACCCTCATTCTGATTCTGAACAAGTCAGCAGAAGGCACCTGGACCATCAGTGACAGCTACACCGTCTCCGATACAATGGAAGACGGATCAAATAATCCGTAAAGGGCGTATCAATGATGACATTCAAGAAGTTAGCGGCCGCAGCCGCAGGCAGTTGTTTGGCTTTATCGCTGATTCTGTCTCCCGCCGCTTTTGCCCAAGGCAGCAGTGAGACTGCCAGCCAGACCTCTTCGGAAACCGATTTGATCAATGAGGTTATGCAGTATGTAGAGAACTACAGCCTGACCGGTGCTGACAGGGATGCCCTGATCCGCGCTGCGGTCGACGGTATGGTGAACTCCCTGGGCGATCCATACAGCCAGTATTTCAGCAGCGATGAGAGCAAAGAGCTTCAAAATCAGTTGGCTTTGGATTATGTGGGTATCGGAGTACAGTTGGTCTTCTCGGGTAACGAGCTGTATATCGAGCAGGTCATGCCCGGATCGCCTGCGGAAAGCGCAGGGCTGAAACGCGGGGATACGATCCTGAAGATTAACGGTGTGAAAATCAGCGAGATAAAGAACGATCCGATCAGCGGAGAGGCGGGCACCAAAGTCACGCTGCTCATCCAGCGCGGCGGCGCAGCCAAGACTTACACCGTAAAGCGCAGCGAGATCAATTATCCATCCGTCACCGGCAAAATCGTAGGGCCGAAAATCGCCTATATTTCGCTGAACGGCTTCACAGAGGATTCGGACGAAGAATTTGCGGCCGTACTGAAAAATATGCGCGCTTCCGGAATGAAATCCATGATCCTCGATCTCCGGAACAATGGAGGCGGGTACATGGATTCCGCCTATAACATCGCATCTCAATTCATGGACAAGGGAATCATGATGTACACTGCGGACAATACGGGCGAGCTTACACCAGTAACGATTACGGACGGCTCCAAAATGGATGTGCCCGTAGTTATTCTAACAAACGAATATACCGCCAGCGCCTCCGAAGCACTGACCGGGGCCCTGCATGATAATCATCTCGCCACCGTTGTCGGCACCAAAACCTTCGGAAAAGCACGGATTCAGAGCCTGCTGGACCTGTCGGACGGCGGCCTGCTCAAGCTGACTACGGAACGGTATCTGACTCCGAACAAAGCCGATTTCAACCATATCGGGCTCTTGCCGGATCTTGAGGTAAAGGGTGAGGCAGCGCAGATTATTACCGCCCTTCAGCTCGCGGGCATGAAATCGATTGAGGCTGCGGGCGACAATCACATTCTCGACGTTAGCGGAACCGCCTTTGCCGGCAATGTTGGTCTGGTGAAACAGGGCGGCAGGATCTACGCCTCTGCCCGCGTTCTCTCCGCTCTTGTAGAAAGCGATCTGACATGGGATGCCAAGAATAAGAGGGCCATTGTAACCACCGGGTCAGGCAAAGCATCCAGCTTTACCGTTTCCTCCAAAGAAGCGCTCTCCCAAAACGGGGAAACCTTCATCGCTCTGGATGCCTTCAAGAAGAAATTTCCGTCCCTGGTCTGGGAGTATAACCAGACACAAAATCGTCTGACGCTAACCGTAAAATAAAGGGCAATCATCCATTATCCGGCCTAAAACATAAAAGGTGCCGCCGACGTTCGGCTGAACGTCGGCGGCACCTTTATTAATTATGAGCCAATGTCTTCGAAGGCATTACGACTGGCCAGCAGGACCTTGGGGCGGCTTCTGCCGAGTGTCCCTGGCTTTGGCTTCACGGGTCTGATGTTCCCTGCTTTGGTTCTCCCTCGCCTGATTCCCCCGGCCCTGAGTTTCCCTCGCCTGAGTCTCACGCGATCCGTTTTTTTTGCCCTGATAATCCTTGTTCCGATTATCTCTGTTGCGCTCCTTGAACGGTCTCTCTTTGGGAGTATACTCTTTGGCCGGCTGCTCCCGGGAAACCGCCGATTCCGCCTGGAACTTCCTGGAGGATAATTGCGGAATTGCTTCCTCCTTGGCGGAAGTCTCCTGGAAAGCAGCCTCATTGACGTGAACTTCCTTCGCAGTCTCGCCCGGCTCCTTGATCAGAATATCTTTGGCATTCGGGTCCTTGGGAGCATCCTTCAGTTTGCGGAGGACAAAATAGGCACAACCGAAATTGCAATATTCATTGATATAATCGACCAATCCGCAAATTGCCGTATCCCTATTCACTTTCGGATGATTATCCCGGTAAAATCCTTTCAAACGCAGCTGGCTGTAGCCCCAATCGCCGACAATATAGTCGTAGCGGTCAAGCACTTCGCTGTACCTTCCACGGAAGCTTTCCGGATTCCAGCCTTCCTTATGATTCACCATGAGCTCGTAGCTTTTGCCGCCTATAATGATCAAGCAAGACTCGCCTGCCTTTCACAAAAAATATGTTGCGCCGGCGGTCAGTTGGCCGCCATGCGTTCCCCGCGAGTCTTCGCGGCCGATTCAACCTGCTCATGCGCATGATAGGAGCTGCGCACGAGCGGCCCAGCCTCAACGTGGCTGAAGCCCCGCTTCAGTCCCTCTTCCTTCAGCCGTGCAAACTCCTCAGGCGGATAATATTTGACGACCTCCAGATGCTGCGGAGAAGGCTGCAGATATTGGCCCAGCGTAAGGATATCGCAGTCCACCTCGCGCAAATCGTCCATCGCCTGCAAAATCTCATCCCATTCCTCGCCAACGCCCAGCATAATACTGGACTTGGTCGGAATGTTCGGCTTCATTTCCTTAGCCCGGCGCAGCAGCTCCAGGGAGCGGCGGTACTTCGCCTTGGCCCGCACCCGGTCGGACATGCGCTCAACGGTCTCGATATTGTGGTTCAGAATGTCGGGATTACTGTCCATAACAATCTGGAGACTGTCACGGTCGCCGAGGAAATCGGGAATCAGCACTTCCACGCTGCACAGCGGGAGGCGTCTGCGGATCGCGGCTACCGTCTCGGCAAAAATCTTCGCACCGCCGTCCTTCAAATCGTCGCGCGCCACGCTCGTTACGACGCAGTGCCGCAGGTTCATGCCTTCCGCGGCTTCTGCTACCCGTTCCGGTTCCTGAAGATCCAGTTCGGTAGGCATCCCGGTGTTAACCGCACAGAAGCGGCAGGCGCGGGTGCAAATATCCCCCAGGATCATAAAAGTAGCGGTACGGTTCGCCCAGCATTCGTAAATGTTCGGGCAGCGCGCCTCTTCGCAGACGGTATGTAAAGTTTTAGAACGCATCATTCCTTTAATATCCTGATAATTCTCGCCGGTCGTCAGCTTAATCCGAATCCAATCCGGCTTGGGTTGTTTGGCAATTTCTTTTCTTGTCATGGTAGTAAACCCCTCTTCCGCCTGAATGTGAAAAGCTTTAAAGTTACTGCCTTACATTATAACATGCGCCGTCGGGAAATGCCTGCTTTTGTGAAAGAAGAGTGACAAAATCGATAAGGAGAACGGAACTACGCCGCTTTCTTAATCGGAAGCTTATGCCTGCCCGTAGACTGGACAAGATAATCCTCTCCGCCCCTTCGTCCCATTAAGCATGGATAAAATGCGCGGATTTGTTCAATCTAAGGTAAAGCGTTAGTTCATACGGGAATGAAAGGAGAACTATTACTGTGCCGTTATGGAGCGTAAATACGAGACGGGCACTGCTGTCTCTGTCTGCGGCAGCTCTGCTGTGGGGAAGCCTTGACAATCCGGCAGCAAATGCCGGGCTTGCCGCCCCGAAGGATACGAAGACTACAGCTGCCCCGCAACAAAAAGATAAGGCGGCGGACAAACCGCAAGCCGCAAAAAGCGGCAGTGCTGCCGCCGGTTCACGGAACGCCCTCCGCTCTACCAGCGCCGGAAACGTTTATACCGTCCGCCAGGCGCTATACGATCAAATGGGCGCGGCCACTGGCATTCCTTGGTTCCGTTTTGCAGCGATTGACCAATATGAGCGAACCCTTGCCAAAAAAAGCAAAGACGAGAACGGCGCGCCTGAACGCCTCACCGGAATTCACGTCCCGGCGCCGGTGTGGTGCGGACCATTGAATCCCAACCAGGAGGATACCTCTCCAGCTACAATCGCCTTCTTCAATGGCATTGGCCGCGACGGTTCCGGAGACGGCAAGGCCGATCCGGAGAATGATCTCGACGCGCTGTACACTATGGCCCGCCACCTGATGAAATACGGAAATTCCGGGAGCGACTTCAGCATTGGCGTCTGGGAGTATTACCACAACAGCCGCGCCTCGCAGCGCATCGCCCAATTCGCCAAGCTGTACGATCATTTCGACCGCCTGGATTTGTCGGGCAGCGCCTTTCCGCTCCCGCTCGGCAGCACATATTCCTTCCGCAGCACCTGGGGAACCGGAAGAAGCTGGGGCGGTGCACGGATACATGAAGGCACCGACCTGTTCACGCCGCACGGAGTAACCGTACGGAGTACCTGCTTCGGTATTGTGGAGACCAAGGGCTGGAACCGCTACGGCGGCTGGCGGATCGGCATCCGCGACATCGAGAACCGCTACCATTATTACGCCCACCTGTCCGGATTCGATAAATCGCTGTCCGCCGGCGATATCGTCATTCCCGGACAGCAGCTCGGCTGGGCTGGCAGCTCCGGCTACGGCAAACCGGGCACTCAGGGGAAATTCCCCCCGCATCTGCATTACGGCATTTACAAAGACCGAGGGCTTACAGAATGGGCCTTCGATCCTTATCCGCTGCTGAAGCAGTGGGAGAATGCCGAACGGAAGGCGCTAAGTAAGAACAAAAAGGGCCGCTGAGGAGAACGTTTATATTTAGGCAAACGGCTGCGCCGTTCTCGCTGGAAGGGCATCCATTACCGTCGAAATAGAAGGCTTTAGCGTCAAGCCTCTTCTCTGCCAATGCCGTATTCCGCCAGTTTGCGGTACAGGGTCGACTTGCCGATATTCAACATCCGGGCGGCCCCCACAACATTTCCGCCGCTTGCTGCCAACGCGCAGCGGATGCTCTCTATTTCGCTCTGCCGCATGCTCTTGACTGCGCGGGGATCAGCAGATTCGAACGCATGGGCGAGCGTGGGGAGCGGGTCCGGGAGGGTACTCTCCTTCTGCCCGGACTGAATCCGGACCGTATCCGATTCGGAAATACAATCCGAGCCGCATAAATAGTAGGCGCGCTGAACCGCGTTTTGCAGTTCACGCGCATTCCCTTTCCACTGCCGGTCTTGCAGTCTTTCCAGAAAAGCGGGGCCAAACCGTTTGGCCGGCCCGGGATTATCCCGATTGCACTTGTGCAGGAAGAGCTGAGCAAGCGGCGCGAGATCCTCGGCACGCTCCCTCAGCGGAAGCAGCTTGAGGTTAATGACATTCAGCCGGTAATACAAGTCGCTGCGGTAAGTCTTCTGCGCGATTTCCTCCAGCAGATCGCGGTTGGTGGCCGCTATGACCCGGACGTCCAACGTGCGTTCATGCTTGCCGCCGAGCCGCCGGACCTTGTGGTTATCCAGCACCCGCAGCAGCTTGGCTTGGATCTCCAGCGGCAGTTCCCCGATTTCGTCCAGAAATAGGGTTCCGCCATTCGCCAGCTCGAACTTTCCGGGATTGCCTTCACGCAGCGCGCCGGTAAAGGAGCCTTTTTCATACCCGAACAGTTCACTTTCTACCAATTCTCTCGGGAGCGCCGCGCAATTAATGGCGATAAACGGCCCGTCCGCGCGCGAGCTGGCGTTATGAATGGACTGGGCAAACAGTTCTTTACCGGTTCCGCTCTCTCCTTCGATCAGAACCGTGCAGTTCGTTCTGGCGATTTTCCTTGCAAAATCGATCTGTTCCTGCATATAAGGATTATGGGTTACGATATCCTCAAACCGGTAGTTCGCCTTGAAGCCGGCAAGCTGATTGACCTCTCTGCGCACCTGCCTGGCTTCCCGGATCGTAAGCGACGCCCCGATGACCCGATCGCCAAAGGAGTACGGTAAGATATTGGCCATGCAATCGATCTTTCTGCCATTAACCGTAAGCGTGCAATCCGCATAACTGATGCAGCGCTTGTTCCGGAACACGCCGTCCAGATCGACATCCTGCAGCAGTTCCTTAATATCCAGCCTCCGAACCTCTTCCATCGCCAGCATAAAAATGGAGGCCAGCCGTTCATTAAACTGTCTGATCCGGTATTCCGTATCAATGACCAGCAGTCCGTCCTGCATCGATTGAAATACGGCATTCATCAGCTGGTTCGTCTCCAGCACGTTAAGCTGTTCTTCGATGCTGCTTACGGCCGACACGGCGATGCCGAAGGTGTGGGGATGCACATCCTCCGCTTTGCCTGACAGGTCCAGGCATCCGATCACTCTCCCGGAGCTATCATGAATAGGGGCTGCTGAGCAGGTCCAAGCGTGATGCGATTCGCAGTAATGCTCGCCCCCGAGCACCTGTATCGGCATGTCGACGGCCAGCGCGGTTCCGACGGCGTTGGTGCCGACGCTGAGCTCATCCCATTTTGCCCCCTCGAAGAAATTCACCTTCGCGCACTCCGGCTCAATCTTTTTGTTAAGCAGGGTGCTGAGCAGCACTCCATCCTGGTCGGTCAGAACGATGGCGTAAACCGTATCCTTGATCACTTGATAGATGCTGTTCATAATCGGTTTGGCTACGGAAATGAGCAGGCTCTTCTCTTCCATCCGCCGCGCCAGCTCCTCCTTGGATACCTGCACCCCTTTTCCCTGCTGCGGGTTAACCCCAGCCATCCGACATCTCCTCCATGAAGCGGCGATAACAGGCCGTATTCCTTCTGGGACCTCCCCATGTTCTTCAAAAGCATCCCAGCTTCTCACTGTAGTCGGATAACTGATCATAATAAGGCGCCTCCCCTTGTCCTTGCGTGCTTTTAACCGCTTCCCGCGCAGTAAACGTTCACTTCCGCCCTCAAGAAACTGCGTTGCCGACTGCCAACACGTATCGGCCACCGCGCGCAGGTGAACGCAAATCGGCATTGTATGCGCTTACAATCATACTTTTATTATAAGGGGCCGGCTGGAAGCTGATACACGCAAAATAACGGATAAGATGAACTTCTCATGACAATTTCCCAATATGGGAAACGGGCAGCGTCCGTTCATCTTATCCGCAGGCTGAAGAAGGGAGGCTTCGCTTAATGCGAATGGATCGCACGGTGATTCACGGCAAGCGCCGCTTCGAGCAAAGCTTCGGAAACGGTAGGATGCGCATGCACCGTTGTTTCGATTTCATCCAGCGTCGCTTCCAGCCGAATTGCCAGCGCGCCTTGCGCGATTATATCCGTAGCCCTTGGTCCGGCGATATGAACCCCAAGAATCTCACCGGTCCGCGCATCGGTTACATATTTGACCAAACCGCCCGTTTCACCCATAATCATGGATTTGGCGTTGGCCTGAAGCGGGAAGCTTCCCGTCTTCACTTCCAATCCCTGTTCCCGGGCGTCGTCTTCGGTCAATCCGACCGAAGCCAGCTCCGGTCTCGTATACACGCAGGACGGAACCGTCCGGAAATCGACCGGAGACGGCTTCCCCATAATATGCTCCACCGCAACGATGCCTTCCGCCGAGGCGACATGCGCCAGCATGATTCCGCCGATGCAGTCGCCGATGGCGTAAATGGACGGCACCGCCGTTTGCATATTGCGGTCGACCTCGATGGCGCCTTTCTTTATAGAGACGCCGAGAATCTCCAGCCCGAGCCCCGACGTCATCGGACGGCGGCCAATGGACAGCA from Paenibacillus sophorae encodes:
- a CDS encoding S41 family peptidase — encoded protein: MMTFKKLAAAAAGSCLALSLILSPAAFAQGSSETASQTSSETDLINEVMQYVENYSLTGADRDALIRAAVDGMVNSLGDPYSQYFSSDESKELQNQLALDYVGIGVQLVFSGNELYIEQVMPGSPAESAGLKRGDTILKINGVKISEIKNDPISGEAGTKVTLLIQRGGAAKTYTVKRSEINYPSVTGKIVGPKIAYISLNGFTEDSDEEFAAVLKNMRASGMKSMILDLRNNGGGYMDSAYNIASQFMDKGIMMYTADNTGELTPVTITDGSKMDVPVVILTNEYTASASEALTGALHDNHLATVVGTKTFGKARIQSLLDLSDGGLLKLTTERYLTPNKADFNHIGLLPDLEVKGEAAQIITALQLAGMKSIEAAGDNHILDVSGTAFAGNVGLVKQGGRIYASARVLSALVESDLTWDAKNKRAIVTTGSGKASSFTVSSKEALSQNGETFIALDAFKKKFPSLVWEYNQTQNRLTLTVK
- a CDS encoding YutD family protein, with amino-acid sequence MIIIGGKSYELMVNHKEGWNPESFRGRYSEVLDRYDYIVGDWGYSQLRLKGFYRDNHPKVNRDTAICGLVDYINEYCNFGCAYFVLRKLKDAPKDPNAKDILIKEPGETAKEVHVNEAAFQETSAKEEAIPQLSSRKFQAESAVSREQPAKEYTPKERPFKERNRDNRNKDYQGKKNGSRETQARETQGRGNQARENQSREHQTREAKARDTRQKPPQGPAGQS
- the lipA gene encoding lipoyl synthase, translating into MTRKEIAKQPKPDWIRIKLTTGENYQDIKGMMRSKTLHTVCEEARCPNIYECWANRTATFMILGDICTRACRFCAVNTGMPTELDLQEPERVAEAAEGMNLRHCVVTSVARDDLKDGGAKIFAETVAAIRRRLPLCSVEVLIPDFLGDRDSLQIVMDSNPDILNHNIETVERMSDRVRAKAKYRRSLELLRRAKEMKPNIPTKSSIMLGVGEEWDEILQAMDDLREVDCDILTLGQYLQPSPQHLEVVKYYPPEEFARLKEEGLKRGFSHVEAGPLVRSSYHAHEQVESAAKTRGERMAAN
- a CDS encoding M23 family metallopeptidase, which encodes MPLWSVNTRRALLSLSAAALLWGSLDNPAANAGLAAPKDTKTTAAPQQKDKAADKPQAAKSGSAAAGSRNALRSTSAGNVYTVRQALYDQMGAATGIPWFRFAAIDQYERTLAKKSKDENGAPERLTGIHVPAPVWCGPLNPNQEDTSPATIAFFNGIGRDGSGDGKADPENDLDALYTMARHLMKYGNSGSDFSIGVWEYYHNSRASQRIAQFAKLYDHFDRLDLSGSAFPLPLGSTYSFRSTWGTGRSWGGARIHEGTDLFTPHGVTVRSTCFGIVETKGWNRYGGWRIGIRDIENRYHYYAHLSGFDKSLSAGDIVIPGQQLGWAGSSGYGKPGTQGKFPPHLHYGIYKDRGLTEWAFDPYPLLKQWENAERKALSKNKKGR
- a CDS encoding sigma-54-dependent Fis family transcriptional regulator, which translates into the protein MAGVNPQQGKGVQVSKEELARRMEEKSLLISVAKPIMNSIYQVIKDTVYAIVLTDQDGVLLSTLLNKKIEPECAKVNFFEGAKWDELSVGTNAVGTALAVDMPIQVLGGEHYCESHHAWTCSAAPIHDSSGRVIGCLDLSGKAEDVHPHTFGIAVSAVSSIEEQLNVLETNQLMNAVFQSMQDGLLVIDTEYRIRQFNERLASIFMLAMEEVRRLDIKELLQDVDLDGVFRNKRCISYADCTLTVNGRKIDCMANILPYSFGDRVIGASLTIREARQVRREVNQLAGFKANYRFEDIVTHNPYMQEQIDFARKIARTNCTVLIEGESGTGKELFAQSIHNASSRADGPFIAINCAALPRELVESELFGYEKGSFTGALREGNPGKFELANGGTLFLDEIGELPLEIQAKLLRVLDNHKVRRLGGKHERTLDVRVIAATNRDLLEEIAQKTYRSDLYYRLNVINLKLLPLRERAEDLAPLAQLFLHKCNRDNPGPAKRFGPAFLERLQDRQWKGNARELQNAVQRAYYLCGSDCISESDTVRIQSGQKESTLPDPLPTLAHAFESADPRAVKSMRQSEIESIRCALAASGGNVVGAARMLNIGKSTLYRKLAEYGIGREEA